The Brachyspira sp. SAP_772 genome includes the window TATTAATTTATAATATTTTATTTGGCATAGTAAAAAATAGATTTAAGATTTTATTTTAATGCCCGCCCTTTTATATTTTCTGCTTAATTTAAAATTATTATTTAAATTTATTTTACTGCTATATTAGAAATTATAGCACCCGCCCAAGTGTTAATTAAATTTGCACATCAATTAACGCACGGTAAATAAAATTTTGTTTTTTAATGAAATTTGAATTCTAATCTATTATTATTTATTAGCTTCACACTGCGTGCGTTTAAAAAATTACAAAAAATAATCTATGTAAATTAAAATTAATTCTAATTTACATAGATTCTGGAGTAAAGTATGAATAAAAAAACTAAGTAATTATTAAAGTTTATTTGCTAGGTTTAAAAAAGTTTAGTCTCAAAGCATTAGTAACAACAGAAACAGAACTTAAACTCATAGCAAGAGCAGCAAATATAGGATTCAAAAGTAAATCTTTACCCATAATAGCAGTTAAAAATCCTCCTATAGAAGAAGCTATTAAAGGCTCTCTAAATACATGCAAAACTCCTGCTGCAATTGGTATACCTATTACATTGTAGCAAAAAGCCCAAAATAGGTTCTGTTTTATGTCTCTCATAGTAGCCTTGCTTAATTCTATAGCTGTTACAACATCATTAGTGTTTGATTTTACTAATACTATATCAGCACTCTCAATTGCAACATCAGTGCCGCTTCCAATAGCAATTCCAACATTTGCCTGAGTTAAAGCAGGAGCATCATTTATACCATCGCCTACCATAGCAACAGTAAAACCTTGTTCTTGAAGTTTTTTCACTTCATTAGATTTCTCTTCTGGAAGCACTTCTGCAAATACAATATCAATACCAGCTTCTTTTGCAACTGAGTTAGCTGTGTTTTTGTTGTCGCCTGTAATCATTGCAGTTTTTATTCCAAGTTTATGAAGTCTGTTTATTGCCTCGATGCTTTCTTTTTTTAGTTTATCAGCACAAGCAATTATTCCTAAAAGTTTATTATCATAGGCAACATACATAGGAGTCTTACCTTCTTTTGAAAGCTTATCCATATGAGAATTATAATTTTCTGTATTGATATTTTCTTTGTTCATGAGTTTGTCATTACCCATTAAAACTTTTTTATTATCAATAAATACTTCTATACCGAAACCAGCTATTGCTTTGAAATTTTCTATATTAAGTAGTTTTATATTTTTTTCTTTAGCCTCTCTCACTATTGCCTCACCCAATGGATGTTCGCTTCCATTTTCAGCACTCGCCGCTATTAAAAGAAGTTTATCTTTATCATCAGAAATAATATCTGTAACATAAGGTTTTCCCTCTGTAAGAGTACCTGTTTTGTCAAACATTACAGCATTTATTTTCCCAGAAACTTCTAAAGCTTCAGCATTTTTAAAAAGTATTCCAAGCTCAGCACCTTTTCCTGTACCAACCATTATTGCAGTAGGAGTAGCAAGCCCCAAAGCACAAGGACATGCTATAACAAGCACAGATACAAATACAGTTAAAGAAAATACAAAATTGTGAAGAGCTATAAACCAAACTATTCCAGATATTAAAGCTATAGTTATTACAGCAGGTACAAAATATGATGACACAACATCAGCAATATGTGCTATTGGAGCTTTTGAACCCTGTGCATCTTCTACAAGTTTTATGATTTGAGCCAATGCAGTATCAGCCCCAACCTTTTGAGCTCTAAATTTGAAACTTCCTGTTTTATTTATAGAAGCACCAACTACTTTGTCTCCCACACTCTTTTCAACAGGTATACTCTCCCCTGTAAGCATTGATTCATCAACACTGCTATAACCCTCAATTATTTCACCATCAACAGGAATCTTCTCTCCCGGGCGAACTAATACTATATCATCAACTTTTACATCTGCAATTTTTATTTCTTTTTCTTCGCCATCTTTTATTATGGTAGCAGTTTTTGGCTGAAGCCCCATAAGTTTTTTAATAGCCTCTCCTGTCTTTCCTTTGCTTCTAGCTTCTAAATATTTACCAAACTGTACCAATGTGATTATAACAGCAGCTGACTCATAGTAAAAATTGTCTCCATGAGGATTAAGTCCAATAAATGCTAATACAGTAGAATAAATACTATAAGTAAATGCCGCAGTTGTTCCTATTGCTACAAGTGAATCCATATTAGGGCTTCCTCTAAAAAGTGCTGGGAAACCTAAAGTGTAAAACTTATAGCCTGATATCATAACAGGTACGCATAAAAATATTGCCACTATAGAGAAAACTTGAGGATTAAGATGATGCACCAAAAAGCTAGGTATTGGAAATTTTACTAAGCTTACCATAGGTGCCATTGATATATAAAAAAGAGGTATAGAAAATATTGCTGACACTATAAGTCTTATTTTCTGCTCTTTTATCTCTCTTGCTTTTACTAAAGCAGGGTCTTCCTCTTTCCCTAAAACTTGATACCCAGCCTTTACTACAACATTAACTATATCATCATATTTAAGCTTTTTTTCATCATAGTTAAATACAGCTTTTTCTGTAGCTATATTAACATTAGCTTCTTCAATGCCTTCTGTTTTTTTTAGAGCTCTCTCCACGGCTCTTGAACATGCAGCACAGTGCATGCCTCCTATTTTTAAAGTCATTTTCATATATATAAACCCCTGTATATAACGTATTCTTATTTTACTATTTTTTATAAAATGTTACAATAGTCTAACAATGCTATTATTATAATATATTTTTAATAAAATTCAAGTAGGGGATAGGGGTATTTTAAAATAAATCTACTACAATAAATTTGCAGCAGATTTTTAAAAAATAAGTTTTATTATTTTGAGCTAGTTAATTTATCAGCATCAAAATGATATGAGTATTGGCTATCTCTTATACTTAATCTAAGAGTTGCAGTACCATCATTATTAAGTGTTAATTCTAATTTATATGTGACATCATTATAATATTCGGTAGATTGATATACATTGCTTGATGGCATCTGTACATTATTAAAAAAGAAAGTTGCTCCTGAAGATACAACTATGGAATTATCATCGTATATTTCAACATATATATTTTCATCTGTAGGTTTAGTTACAACAGCATCATCTAATGTTTTTACATAATATTTGGCAACACCGCTGTACATATATAAATAATTTTCTAGTGGAGGAAGGGTAGGTTTTTCTGTTGTATTATTTCTATTATTGTCTGTAGTATTATTATCAGAGCTGCCATTATTAGAAGAACCACTACCATCATTTGTTGGGGTTTCTACATTGCCTAATTCTGTTTTATCTTTTATATCTTTACCATTATTTGGATTAGTGTTGTTGTTTGAGCATGATATTATAAAAGCGATTACAATTAATATTAAATATATTTTGTTTTTCATTTTTTATCCTTGATTTAATTCTATTCACTCAAAATATATAGCATATTTTTAAAAAATCAATTTTTGTATGCTATTTGTTAAATATAATAAATATTTTTAAAAAGAATTTATTTTTTATTTAAACGCACGGTAAGTTTATTTTTATAAATTAATGAAATTATGAGTTTAATATAGCGAAGTTTTTATATTTTCTCACCGTGCGGTATAGTAATTTTTAAATAATTATTGCATATATTTTTGATTTTATCACCGCATGCAGTGTATATTAAAATATAAAATCAAACAATAATTGCAATTTTTATTACATAATAAAAGATTATTGACCGTGCGTTTTGAAAGTTATTTATATATAACAAAAGGGCATGTTCAATATTTATAAACATACCCTTTTTATTTTTATAATTTATTTTAATTATTCTTCTTCTTCTCTAAGCTTGAAATATTCAATAGATTTTGTTAAATCTCTAGATTCTTCTAATAGAGATTGTGAAGCTGCAGTAGCCTCTTCTACCAAAGCAGCATTTTTTTGTACAGAGCTATCCATTTCCATAATAGCTAAGTTTATTTGTTCAACCCCTCTTTTTTGCTCTTGAGAAACATTATTTATTTTTTCCATAATGTCTGCTGCTTTATCCATTTTCTCTTCTAATTCTATAAATATGCTTTGAGATTCTTTTACACTTTCAGTAGCCAAAGTAACTTTATCATTACTATCATTAATAAGATTAGTAATATTTTTTACAGATTCCTGAGCATTTTGTGCTAAGTTTCTAACCTCAGAAGCAACAACAGCAAATCCTCTTCCTTGCTCGCCTGCACGTGCTGCCTCAACAGAAGCATTCAAAGCAAGTATGTTTGTTTGGAAAGCTATATTTTCTATAAGCTTAGTAATATCCATAATCTTACCGCTAGCTTCATTAACATCATTCATCTTTATAACACTTTCTTTAACTATGTTTCCAACTCTATTTATATATTCTTTAGCTTCCATAACCATTTGAGAGCTTTTTAATACACCCTCAGCAGATTCATTTATGTTGCTTGCTATTTCATTCATAGAAGAAGCTGTCTCTTCTAAACTTGAAGCCTGCATTTCTGTTCTGCTTGCAAGGTCATTATTACCGCTTAAAACTTCATTTGCCGCAGTAGATACATGGTCAGCAGAGTTTTTAACAGTATGAACTATTTTGTTAAGATTAGTTATAGTACTTTGTATACCCTTAGCTATAATACCCCATTCATCAGTTGATTTTAAAAAGTTCTCAGGCGGGCTCCAAGATATATCTCCATTTGATAATCTAGTCATATCCTGTGCTAATAGATAAATAACATTACTTACCCTTCTTTTTATTATAAGCGGTGTAATAATAAATGCTATAAGCATAATAATTAATGAAATAATAATAATTCTGTTTCTTATATTATTACTTTCTCTAAAGATAACATCATTTGGAACTAGCAATTTTAATCCCCAATATTGTCCAGTTGTAAGTTCTAATGGTACAAATGTATATGTAACATTTTTCTTTAATTTTTCACTATAAGCAGAGAAGTTTGTTGTTGTTCCTTTATTAATTCCATCTAATACATTATATTGCTGATAATAATTGTAAGCTGAATATAACTGTTTAGATACGTTA containing:
- a CDS encoding heavy metal translocating P-type ATPase, producing MKMTLKIGGMHCAACSRAVERALKKTEGIEEANVNIATEKAVFNYDEKKLKYDDIVNVVVKAGYQVLGKEEDPALVKAREIKEQKIRLIVSAIFSIPLFYISMAPMVSLVKFPIPSFLVHHLNPQVFSIVAIFLCVPVMISGYKFYTLGFPALFRGSPNMDSLVAIGTTAAFTYSIYSTVLAFIGLNPHGDNFYYESAAVIITLVQFGKYLEARSKGKTGEAIKKLMGLQPKTATIIKDGEEKEIKIADVKVDDIVLVRPGEKIPVDGEIIEGYSSVDESMLTGESIPVEKSVGDKVVGASINKTGSFKFRAQKVGADTALAQIIKLVEDAQGSKAPIAHIADVVSSYFVPAVITIALISGIVWFIALHNFVFSLTVFVSVLVIACPCALGLATPTAIMVGTGKGAELGILFKNAEALEVSGKINAVMFDKTGTLTEGKPYVTDIISDDKDKLLLIAASAENGSEHPLGEAIVREAKEKNIKLLNIENFKAIAGFGIEVFIDNKKVLMGNDKLMNKENINTENYNSHMDKLSKEGKTPMYVAYDNKLLGIIACADKLKKESIEAINRLHKLGIKTAMITGDNKNTANSVAKEAGIDIVFAEVLPEEKSNEVKKLQEQGFTVAMVGDGINDAPALTQANVGIAIGSGTDVAIESADIVLVKSNTNDVVTAIELSKATMRDIKQNLFWAFCYNVIGIPIAAGVLHVFREPLIASSIGGFLTAIMGKDLLLNPIFAALAMSLSSVSVVTNALRLNFFKPSK
- a CDS encoding methyl-accepting chemotaxis protein is translated as MFKKLNLQAKISAVILIPFLLMIIVSGAINVKSVSTITEDLSYKVLEQSSTGEATILQFFLREELLYATGLQYDVETLYNDGTRTRVTYENMISNFLDKMNPNVCGMSITFLPNYMGNDIDYANDPKYSAANGQFSYYIARSGNQKESRGFTAQELTEDYITQPLATGRPYITSIYEYLLVGTKKELIFTWCLPIRNNGNNIGVITVDILVSSINPLMASIQPFEGAEASLFDSAGNILYDAQDTNNVSKQLYSAYNYYQQYNVLDGINKGTTTNFSAYSEKLKKNVTYTFVPLELTTGQYWGLKLLVPNDVIFRESNNIRNRIIIISLIIMLIAFIITPLIIKRRVSNVIYLLAQDMTRLSNGDISWSPPENFLKSTDEWGIIAKGIQSTITNLNKIVHTVKNSADHVSTAANEVLSGNNDLASRTEMQASSLEETASSMNEIASNINESAEGVLKSSQMVMEAKEYINRVGNIVKESVIKMNDVNEASGKIMDITKLIENIAFQTNILALNASVEAARAGEQGRGFAVVASEVRNLAQNAQESVKNITNLINDSNDKVTLATESVKESQSIFIELEEKMDKAADIMEKINNVSQEQKRGVEQINLAIMEMDSSVQKNAALVEEATAASQSLLEESRDLTKSIEYFKLREEEE